The following coding sequences are from one Leptolyngbya sp. NIES-3755 window:
- a CDS encoding adenylate cyclase, family 3 protein (similar to AA sequence:cyanobase_aa:LBDG_19960): MDEQIKVLLIDDQSIIAEAIRRMLAPETDLVFHYCSDPTEALEVAEQCQPTVILQDLVMPQMEGLLLVQFLRSQDATTCHTPLIVLSSKEDPTIKAKAFELGANDYLVKLPDPRELIARIRYHSKAYLNFLKRQEAEALFKAEILRQSAYIEQVGKVTTAASDVERDTFQPDKLAEVAGRSDELGHLARVFTHMVKTVKAREKEMIEANHKLEELLEAYGRFVPHEFMGFLRRQSITDVRLGDHVSKTMAVMFSDIRSFTTMCEAMSPKENFGFVNAYLKRVSPEIRNNHGLILKFLGDGMMAVFPDGADDAIASGVAMFRAVEQYNQKRHQDGWLPINVGIGVHVGHMMLGMVGEENRMQGDAFSDNVNLTARLEGLTKFYGVSLLMSEQALEHMSHPEDYQIRFLDRAIVKGRNEPIGVYEILDAEVEGVRSLKLQTQSDFEQGLKHYRAGDLANAKADFERVLSVNPVDKTANLYLERVEILTQRGVPEHWNGVWAFDEK, from the coding sequence ATGGATGAGCAAATCAAGGTATTACTAATCGACGATCAATCTATCATTGCTGAAGCGATTCGGCGGATGTTAGCACCAGAAACAGACCTTGTTTTTCACTATTGTAGTGATCCAACTGAAGCGCTAGAGGTTGCTGAACAATGTCAACCGACCGTCATTCTGCAAGATCTGGTGATGCCACAAATGGAAGGATTGCTGCTCGTGCAATTTTTGCGATCGCAGGATGCAACAACTTGCCATACACCGCTGATTGTCTTGTCGAGCAAAGAAGATCCAACGATTAAAGCCAAAGCATTTGAACTGGGTGCGAATGATTATTTAGTGAAACTGCCCGATCCGAGGGAGCTAATTGCTCGTATTCGCTATCATTCCAAAGCTTATTTGAATTTCCTCAAGCGTCAAGAAGCGGAAGCTTTATTCAAAGCAGAAATTTTGCGGCAGTCAGCCTACATTGAGCAAGTAGGAAAAGTCACAACCGCCGCTTCAGATGTCGAGCGCGATACCTTTCAACCTGATAAATTAGCTGAAGTTGCTGGACGCAGCGATGAGTTAGGTCATCTTGCACGAGTCTTTACTCACATGGTCAAGACTGTGAAAGCGCGGGAAAAAGAAATGATCGAAGCAAATCATAAGCTAGAAGAATTACTGGAGGCTTATGGTCGGTTTGTACCGCATGAATTTATGGGATTTTTGCGGCGGCAAAGTATTACAGATGTGCGACTCGGAGACCATGTGAGTAAAACAATGGCAGTGATGTTTTCTGATATTCGATCGTTTACTACGATGTGCGAAGCGATGTCACCGAAAGAGAATTTTGGCTTTGTGAATGCTTATCTCAAACGAGTTAGTCCTGAAATTCGCAACAATCACGGCTTAATTCTTAAATTCTTAGGCGACGGGATGATGGCAGTGTTTCCCGATGGTGCAGATGACGCGATCGCGTCTGGGGTGGCGATGTTTCGAGCGGTCGAGCAGTACAACCAAAAACGCCACCAAGATGGCTGGCTCCCGATTAATGTTGGGATTGGAGTTCACGTCGGTCACATGATGTTGGGTATGGTCGGAGAAGAAAATCGGATGCAGGGCGATGCCTTTTCGGATAATGTCAACCTCACTGCCCGATTAGAAGGATTAACAAAGTTTTATGGGGTGTCGCTTTTGATGTCAGAGCAAGCACTTGAACACATGAGCCATCCTGAAGACTATCAGATTCGATTTCTCGATCGTGCGATCGTCAAAGGACGCAATGAGCCGATCGGGGTGTATGAAATTCTGGATGCTGAAGTCGAAGGAGTACGATCGCTCAAACTGCAAACTCAATCTGATTTTGAGCAAGGATTAAAGCATTACCGGGCTGGAGATCTCGCGAATGCGAAAGCTGATTTTGAGCGGGTACTGTCGGTTAATCCTGTGGATAAGACTGCAAATCTTTACTTAGAACGAGTTGAGATTTTAACCCAGCGTGGTGTTCCTGAGCATTGGAATGGGGTATGGGCATTTGATGAGAAGTAG
- a CDS encoding methyl-accepting chemotaxis sensory transducer (similar to AA sequence:cyanobase_aa:Npun_R0247), whose protein sequence is MNYFMKNKSLKARMMTAFVFMGVLVLIVSFVGLVSTYRLSLGIDTLGNNSLPSLVGLWKVNEGQTQIESSERALLIPGLSPQERQTEFDRIKKAWLQIDQGFKQYEATPRTEEEERNYKKLLENWNRWKSDHEEYIKLSQNLNNTQATPIDPNAPVPNVLNQLRDRARANRVTFEAATASLLDSLRINEEVAGQAEKVAEQDVNQARSWTILAILFGPATAIFLGRYLGNALIRRLQQSVVQITTSATQIAASGKELEATVAEQLASTNEVTATAQTIASTSKQLVRTMEQVAEMAQTTAISANDSQDELVEMEDVMRHLTDATAAISSKLGVMSAKANNINNVVVTITKVADQTSLLSLNAAIEAEKAGEYGAGFAVVAREIRRLANQTAVATLEIEQIVKDMQSAVSVGVMEMDKFNKSVGDSADRVSKIGDQVAKVIQQVQSLPPRFEQVSQNMESQSESASQISEAMEQLSQASHQTVDALRETNSALDQLDDAAQGLRREITRAR, encoded by the coding sequence ATGAACTATTTCATGAAGAACAAATCTCTAAAAGCTCGAATGATGACCGCCTTTGTGTTCATGGGCGTGTTAGTGCTGATTGTCTCCTTTGTGGGACTTGTAAGCACTTATCGATTGAGTCTCGGAATTGATACGTTGGGAAATAACAGTCTACCTAGCCTAGTTGGACTGTGGAAAGTAAACGAAGGACAAACTCAGATCGAATCGTCAGAACGTGCTTTGTTGATTCCGGGTCTTAGTCCACAAGAGCGCCAAACAGAATTCGATCGCATCAAAAAAGCATGGCTGCAAATTGATCAAGGCTTCAAACAGTACGAAGCAACCCCACGCACCGAAGAAGAAGAGCGGAACTATAAAAAGCTCTTAGAGAACTGGAACCGCTGGAAGTCTGATCACGAAGAATATATCAAGCTCAGTCAGAATCTAAACAACACTCAAGCGACCCCGATCGATCCGAACGCGCCCGTCCCGAATGTGCTCAATCAGCTCCGCGATCGAGCCAGAGCCAATCGCGTTACTTTTGAAGCCGCAACCGCATCACTCCTCGACTCATTGAGAATCAACGAAGAAGTTGCAGGACAAGCTGAGAAAGTCGCGGAGCAAGATGTCAATCAAGCGAGATCTTGGACCATTTTGGCAATCTTGTTTGGACCTGCAACCGCGATCTTTCTCGGACGCTACCTCGGTAATGCTTTAATTCGTCGCCTACAGCAATCGGTCGTACAGATTACAACTTCTGCGACTCAGATTGCAGCATCCGGGAAAGAACTCGAAGCGACGGTTGCCGAACAACTTGCTTCGACCAATGAAGTGACTGCCACCGCTCAAACGATCGCATCGACCTCGAAACAGTTAGTCAGAACCATGGAGCAAGTTGCAGAAATGGCACAAACGACAGCAATCTCCGCCAATGATAGCCAGGATGAACTGGTCGAAATGGAAGACGTGATGCGACATTTAACCGATGCGACCGCAGCAATTTCATCCAAGCTCGGTGTAATGAGTGCCAAAGCAAACAACATTAACAATGTCGTCGTAACCATTACCAAAGTTGCGGATCAAACGAGTTTGCTTTCACTCAACGCAGCGATCGAAGCCGAAAAAGCAGGAGAGTACGGAGCCGGATTTGCTGTCGTAGCGCGTGAAATTCGCCGTCTTGCAAATCAAACCGCCGTTGCTACCCTCGAAATCGAACAAATCGTCAAAGATATGCAATCGGCAGTTTCGGTGGGCGTGATGGAAATGGATAAATTTAACAAATCGGTTGGCGATAGTGCCGATCGCGTGAGCAAAATCGGAGATCAAGTTGCAAAAGTGATTCAGCAAGTTCAAAGCTTGCCACCACGTTTCGAGCAAGTGAGCCAGAACATGGAATCTCAATCAGAAAGTGCCTCTCAAATCAGTGAAGCGATGGAGCAACTGAGTCAGGCATCTCATCAAACCGTAGATGCGCTACGAGAAACTAATAGTGCATTAGATCAGCTTGATGATGCAGCACAAGGACTCCGCCGCGAAATCACTCGCGCTCGTTAA
- a CDS encoding small-conductance mechanosensitive channel (similar to AA sequence:cyanobase_aa:LBDG_40740), translating to MIDSIHLAVLGENATLPDSLDDLLGLFNFTLIQIGGVRLSFASLSLLVLQIGCVMVFSRIIKQVIKKRILPGFGLELGTRESLSSLASYIFTIAGFFFVLDSAGINLSSLTVFAGAIGLAIGIGFQNLANNFISGIILLLEQPVRVGDFVEVGSVFGTVERISLRSTIIRTGNGFAVFLPNSSLANNSVINWTHQDPNCCISIRISVADTNDSMLVTEALLAAAHEEPNILASPRPQVFFRSIDNGAFLFEMEFWITQPRRRSSIKSALLFLVQAKFREYGITYPSNRMVISVEQAREIADSIPVGELATNQKITRSTAITLKDLLRKVSYFANLNDIELRHIIEEGHQKTLPPDQVICRENDPGDSFYIILSGSVDVIVESIGKHVAIREAGEFIGEMSLLMGTPRTATLRTLEETTLFVVDRGNLQSLLRRHQELADRISEELVQRQDSLERLGIKVGSQDEPPLIQIRKRIGAIFGI from the coding sequence CTTGATACAGATCGGGGGAGTTCGACTGTCATTTGCGTCTTTATCGCTGCTTGTGCTCCAAATCGGCTGCGTGATGGTCTTTTCGCGAATCATCAAGCAGGTGATCAAAAAGCGCATTCTCCCAGGATTTGGACTAGAACTGGGGACTCGCGAATCTCTGTCTTCGTTAGCCAGCTATATTTTTACGATCGCAGGATTCTTCTTTGTGCTCGATTCGGCTGGAATTAACCTTAGCTCACTGACAGTGTTCGCAGGCGCGATCGGGTTAGCGATCGGGATTGGCTTCCAGAATTTAGCGAATAACTTTATTAGTGGAATCATCCTACTATTAGAGCAACCGGTTCGAGTTGGTGATTTTGTTGAAGTGGGAAGCGTTTTCGGAACGGTTGAGCGAATTTCACTACGATCGACAATCATTCGCACAGGGAACGGATTCGCTGTATTTCTGCCAAATAGCAGTCTTGCGAACAATAGCGTAATCAACTGGACGCACCAAGACCCAAACTGCTGTATTTCGATTCGGATTTCGGTTGCAGATACTAATGATTCAATGCTAGTGACAGAGGCGTTGCTTGCCGCAGCCCATGAGGAGCCAAATATTCTCGCTTCACCGCGTCCTCAAGTCTTTTTTAGAAGTATTGATAATGGTGCGTTCTTGTTTGAAATGGAATTCTGGATTACGCAACCTAGACGAAGAAGTTCAATCAAAAGCGCTCTACTGTTCTTGGTACAAGCAAAGTTTCGAGAGTATGGCATTACCTATCCGAGCAATCGAATGGTGATTAGTGTTGAACAAGCGAGAGAAATTGCAGATTCGATTCCGGTTGGAGAACTTGCAACGAATCAGAAAATTACTCGATCGACTGCCATTACACTAAAAGATTTACTTCGCAAAGTCAGCTATTTTGCCAATCTGAATGATATTGAACTCAGACATATCATCGAAGAAGGTCATCAAAAGACGCTTCCACCTGATCAAGTGATTTGCCGCGAAAATGATCCGGGGGACTCGTTCTACATTATTCTGTCTGGCTCAGTCGATGTGATTGTTGAATCGATCGGAAAACATGTTGCTATCCGTGAAGCTGGCGAGTTTATCGGGGAAATGTCTCTGTTAATGGGAACGCCTCGAACAGCAACGCTGCGAACCTTGGAAGAAACCACACTGTTTGTCGTCGATCGTGGAAATCTACAGAGCTTGCTCAGAAGACATCAGGAACTTGCCGATCGAATTTCAGAAGAGTTAGTGCAGCGACAAGATAGCTTAGAGCGGTTAGGTATTAAAGTCGGAAGTCAGGATGAACCCCCCTTGATTCAAATTCGTAAACGCATCGGGGCAATTTTTGGGATCTAG
- a CDS encoding putative CheW protein (similar to AA sequence:cyanobase_aa:Npun_R0246) produces MHELSTSIEPAPLDDCWNRIGVMGDRSCDQLATVMHCYDCPVYAAAGDSLLKREPPQNYLDEWVDILVEVPTDSEDAESDGTIVRTADAISVIIFRLGNERLSLPVRVLQEVTPPCVIQPVPHRSNELFLGLVNIRGETVLCASLSHLLNLEPDEDDSTHSSLSKRMILAGQGDEKWVFPVNEVYGVFRFHLSELRDAPIVVAKASEAYTQGIVHWQGQKVNYLDSELLFYTLNHKIL; encoded by the coding sequence ATGCACGAATTATCGACTTCAATCGAGCCAGCCCCGCTCGATGATTGCTGGAATCGCATCGGAGTCATGGGCGATCGCTCTTGTGATCAGTTAGCCACTGTAATGCACTGCTATGATTGTCCGGTTTATGCAGCGGCAGGAGATAGTTTACTCAAGCGCGAACCGCCGCAGAACTATCTCGATGAATGGGTTGATATTCTAGTTGAAGTGCCTACGGATTCAGAAGATGCAGAGAGTGATGGCACGATCGTTCGGACCGCAGATGCAATTTCTGTGATCATTTTTCGGTTAGGTAATGAACGGCTTTCGCTGCCTGTGCGAGTGTTACAAGAAGTCACGCCGCCCTGTGTGATTCAACCTGTACCCCATCGCAGCAATGAACTGTTTCTTGGACTGGTCAACATTCGCGGCGAAACTGTTCTGTGTGCTTCACTGAGTCATTTGCTGAATCTAGAACCCGACGAGGATGACTCAACCCATTCCAGTCTGTCCAAGCGAATGATTCTGGCGGGACAAGGAGATGAAAAGTGGGTATTCCCGGTGAATGAAGTGTACGGAGTATTTCGCTTTCATTTGTCTGAACTCCGCGATGCTCCGATCGTTGTTGCAAAAGCGTCGGAAGCTTACACTCAAGGGATTGTGCATTGGCAGGGTCAGAAAGTGAACTATCTCGACTCTGAATTGCTGTTTTACACGCTAAATCACAAGATTCTATAA
- a CDS encoding putative CheW protein (similar to AA sequence:cyanobase_aa:Npun_R0250): MLLLLFSVGHEYYAIDSSHVVEVIPSVPLRKLHHVPQYVPGLLNYRGTIAPVVDLSHLIQGTSSRFLLSTRIMIVKSSEATAVPYLGLLAEEVIQTLDKPKAKFVESNTVHMNAAPYLGGMILDDRGMIQQIHVDRLFSDVQQIYLAARETQLQ; the protein is encoded by the coding sequence ATGCTGCTGTTATTGTTCTCTGTAGGGCATGAGTATTACGCGATCGACAGTTCTCATGTGGTTGAGGTGATTCCCAGTGTGCCATTGAGAAAGCTTCATCATGTTCCTCAGTATGTTCCAGGACTCTTGAACTATCGAGGCACGATCGCGCCTGTTGTGGATTTGTCTCATTTGATTCAAGGCACATCGAGTCGTTTTCTACTGAGTACGCGGATCATGATTGTGAAATCCTCAGAAGCAACTGCGGTTCCGTATTTGGGACTGCTTGCTGAGGAGGTGATTCAAACGCTCGATAAGCCTAAAGCAAAATTCGTAGAGTCGAACACGGTTCACATGAATGCCGCTCCGTATTTAGGCGGAATGATTCTTGACGATCGCGGCATGATTCAGCAAATTCATGTAGATCGACTCTTCAGCGATGTGCAGCAGATTTACTTAGCAGCAAGAGAGACCCAACTCCAATGA
- a CDS encoding CheA signal transduction histidine kinase (similar to AA sequence:cyanobase_aa:Npun_R0245): MNTYSKLELFCREVEAQVAILLEALSVLKTQPASMPDLDRGCQSIHAIRGAARLIKLDAIAKFADLIYQSLLTAQTVTLSDDQIENLLHASRFLLNMSKAATEDLDRWLNEHSWNLGMIQTALKAIAALKENTKIENAIAPLSELPAELSRAETAIESLPASITMPEIPKSSEVSAPPSVDSSMMDLFRLEAEAQIIVLNEGVLALEDNSQSGQALETLMRAAHSLKGAARIVSLDAIVDLAHVMEDCFVAAQQKTITLKPEDVDALLQAVDLIQGMTQVSHSDLPQWLNEQQAVFETTRSTISAILDPSLSVAQSKEPSVTPKADNSTAIGSTQSKTITVQERSASPETSEQVAQDRVVRVSAENLNRIMGLAGESLIEANWLQPYADSMMMLKRRLSELSRSLEQLQTSLDRGVYDQESKERLQEARQREQECFSFLADRLTELELYAQRTANLSDRLYREVISSNMRPFADGVQGFPRMIRDLARKLNKQVKLEIVGKSTPVDRDILKKLEAPLTHILRNSTDHGIESPDERIAAGKSPEGTIRLEAFHRGGMLAITITDDGKGINPEQLRQKVIHKNLATPEIAAQLSEAELLEFLFLPGFSTAKQVTEISGRGVGLDIAKSMAQEVGGTVRAASQVGKGTSFHFQLPLTLSVVRTLLVEISGKPYAIPLARIDQIVTVERSQISDVENREYFTLNQRHVGLIAAHQILELPEPAPQNGSLSVVVASDQSNAYGLVVDKFLGERDLVVRPLDPRLGKVPDISATSLLGDGSPILIVDVADMLRSIDTLLTSGRLAKVKPESMDVVDRRKKILVVDDSITVREMERKLLENRGYEVEVAINGLEGWNAIRTQHYDLVITDIDMPRMNGIELVKQLKNHPRLHSTPVIIVSYRDRPEDRIGGLEAGADYYLTKSSFHDDSLIDAVVSLVGR; this comes from the coding sequence ATGAACACTTACTCAAAGCTAGAACTGTTTTGTCGCGAGGTTGAAGCTCAGGTTGCGATCTTGCTCGAAGCCCTGTCGGTGCTCAAAACACAGCCAGCCTCGATGCCAGATCTCGATCGAGGTTGTCAATCAATACATGCCATTCGAGGAGCCGCCCGCCTGATTAAGCTCGATGCGATCGCTAAGTTTGCCGATTTAATTTATCAAAGCTTACTCACAGCCCAAACCGTAACGCTTTCCGATGATCAAATCGAGAATCTGCTTCATGCAAGCCGCTTTTTACTGAATATGAGCAAAGCTGCGACTGAAGATCTCGATCGCTGGTTGAATGAGCATTCCTGGAATCTCGGCATGATTCAAACGGCTCTTAAAGCGATCGCGGCATTGAAAGAGAATACAAAGATCGAAAATGCGATCGCTCCGTTGTCTGAACTTCCAGCAGAGCTATCTAGGGCTGAGACTGCAATTGAATCATTGCCCGCATCGATTACAATGCCCGAAATTCCTAAATCTTCTGAAGTATCCGCTCCGCCTAGTGTCGATAGTTCGATGATGGATTTGTTTCGGTTGGAAGCAGAAGCACAGATTATTGTTCTCAATGAGGGAGTACTAGCATTAGAAGACAATTCTCAATCTGGACAAGCGCTAGAAACATTGATGCGGGCAGCTCATTCGCTTAAGGGCGCGGCTCGAATTGTCTCTCTTGATGCGATCGTAGATTTAGCACATGTGATGGAGGATTGTTTTGTTGCCGCACAGCAGAAAACGATTACTTTGAAACCTGAAGATGTCGATGCATTGCTGCAAGCGGTCGATTTGATTCAAGGCATGACCCAAGTGAGTCATTCAGACCTTCCTCAATGGTTAAATGAACAACAAGCAGTGTTTGAAACAACACGATCGACAATATCAGCCATTCTTGATCCGAGTCTTTCAGTCGCTCAGTCAAAAGAACCGTCAGTCACTCCCAAAGCGGACAATTCAACAGCGATCGGGTCCACCCAGTCGAAAACGATCACAGTTCAGGAACGTTCTGCAAGCCCTGAAACATCCGAGCAAGTTGCTCAAGATCGCGTCGTGCGTGTGAGTGCGGAAAATCTCAATCGCATTATGGGATTAGCAGGAGAATCGCTGATCGAAGCGAACTGGCTGCAACCCTATGCTGATTCGATGATGATGTTAAAGCGGCGATTGAGTGAGCTTTCCCGGAGCTTGGAACAACTGCAAACTTCGCTCGATCGAGGTGTGTATGATCAAGAAAGCAAAGAACGCCTACAAGAAGCTCGACAGCGCGAACAAGAGTGTTTTAGCTTTTTAGCAGATCGACTCACTGAACTTGAATTGTATGCTCAGCGAACTGCGAATCTTTCCGATCGATTGTATCGAGAGGTCATTTCCTCGAACATGCGCCCGTTTGCTGATGGTGTACAAGGCTTTCCCCGGATGATTCGAGACTTAGCCCGAAAGCTGAACAAGCAAGTCAAACTAGAGATTGTAGGCAAATCAACTCCGGTCGATCGAGACATTCTGAAAAAGCTCGAAGCACCGCTGACTCACATTCTCAGAAACTCAACCGATCACGGCATTGAATCCCCCGACGAACGGATCGCGGCTGGAAAATCTCCAGAAGGTACGATTCGCCTCGAAGCATTTCACCGGGGCGGAATGTTAGCGATTACGATTACTGATGACGGAAAAGGCATCAATCCTGAACAGTTACGCCAAAAAGTGATTCACAAGAATTTAGCGACTCCAGAAATCGCAGCACAACTGAGTGAGGCTGAATTGTTAGAGTTTCTGTTTTTGCCAGGATTTTCGACTGCAAAGCAAGTGACTGAAATCTCAGGGCGTGGAGTCGGGTTAGATATTGCGAAAAGCATGGCACAAGAGGTGGGCGGAACAGTTCGCGCTGCTTCTCAGGTTGGAAAAGGAACGAGTTTTCACTTTCAACTGCCGCTTACTTTATCGGTCGTGCGAACGTTGCTGGTCGAGATTTCTGGTAAACCCTACGCGATTCCGCTGGCTCGGATTGATCAGATCGTCACCGTTGAGCGATCGCAGATTTCTGATGTGGAAAATCGCGAGTACTTTACTCTGAATCAACGGCACGTCGGCTTAATTGCGGCTCATCAGATTCTCGAATTACCTGAACCCGCACCTCAGAACGGATCACTTTCGGTAGTTGTTGCAAGTGATCAATCAAATGCTTACGGTCTAGTTGTAGATAAGTTTCTAGGTGAACGGGATCTCGTCGTGCGACCGCTTGATCCGCGTTTAGGAAAAGTGCCTGATATTAGTGCGACTTCGCTGCTCGGAGATGGATCACCGATCTTGATTGTCGATGTTGCGGATATGCTGCGATCGATTGATACGCTGCTAACTTCTGGACGACTCGCAAAAGTTAAACCAGAATCCATGGATGTTGTCGATCGACGTAAGAAAATCCTAGTGGTCGATGATTCGATTACAGTCCGAGAAATGGAGCGTAAACTGCTCGAAAATCGTGGCTATGAAGTCGAGGTTGCCATCAATGGATTAGAAGGCTGGAATGCGATCCGAACACAGCACTATGACTTAGTCATCACTGATATCGATATGCCCAGAATGAATGGGATCGAACTTGTGAAACAACTCAAGAATCATCCTCGATTACATTCGACTCCGGTGATTATTGTGTCGTATCGCGATCGCCCAGAAGACCGGATCGGCGGACTTGAAGCAGGCGCAGACTACTATCTCACCAAGAGTAGTTTTCATGATGATAGTTTGATTGATGCTGTGGTCAGCTTGGTAGGGCGATGA
- a CDS encoding TPR repeat-containing CheR-type MCP methyltransferase (similar to AA sequence:cyanobase_aa:Npun_R0248), translating to MSISAIATLLSQTMGIDVEVIGTRKLTRAISTQWNSTDFDAYFSVLKTSPQALEALIEQIVVPETYFFRDRKPFEFLIEQVRSRESIRVLSAPCSTGEEPYSIAISLIEAGLSIEQFSIDAIDISQVAITKAKRGIYGKNSFRGEAWIDRDRYFRSTQDGDEIAPTLRKTVNFRQANLLTAFSVAQPAYDVIFCRNLLIYLDRAACTQVFNTLEQLLLPNGLLFVGASETAKVPGGKFTSVRQPFTFAFQKSTKPSVSNYREVPPDLPQTIPKSRVRSKPKKQPLTNLELARQLADMGQIEAAIAQCQAHLQQDCTNPDVYNLLGTLHQVKAEIIHAERYFQKALYLNPNHYNALLSLALLKEGRGDLQGAKLLQQRIQNLKP from the coding sequence ATGAGCATCAGCGCGATCGCAACTCTTCTGAGCCAAACGATGGGAATTGATGTTGAAGTGATCGGAACCCGCAAATTGACACGAGCGATTTCAACCCAGTGGAATTCAACAGATTTTGATGCTTATTTCAGTGTTCTAAAAACATCACCGCAAGCATTAGAAGCATTGATCGAACAGATTGTTGTCCCAGAAACCTATTTTTTTCGCGATCGTAAACCGTTTGAGTTTCTGATCGAGCAAGTCCGATCGCGTGAATCAATCCGGGTACTCAGTGCACCTTGTTCGACTGGTGAAGAACCTTATTCGATCGCGATTTCACTGATCGAGGCAGGTCTATCGATCGAGCAATTTAGCATTGATGCGATCGATATTAGTCAGGTTGCAATTACCAAAGCAAAACGAGGAATCTACGGCAAAAATTCATTTCGGGGTGAAGCTTGGATTGATCGCGATCGCTACTTTCGATCGACACAGGACGGAGATGAAATTGCTCCGACGCTTCGCAAAACGGTGAATTTCCGTCAAGCGAATTTACTCACCGCGTTTTCAGTGGCTCAACCTGCTTATGATGTGATCTTTTGCCGTAATTTACTAATCTACTTAGATCGTGCTGCTTGCACTCAAGTCTTCAACACTTTAGAACAGCTATTGTTACCGAACGGATTGTTATTTGTTGGCGCATCAGAAACAGCCAAAGTTCCAGGAGGCAAATTTACCTCTGTTCGCCAACCATTTACATTTGCTTTTCAGAAATCAACCAAACCGAGCGTTTCTAACTATCGAGAAGTGCCACCTGATTTGCCGCAAACTATTCCGAAATCTAGAGTTCGATCGAAGCCTAAAAAACAACCGCTGACCAATCTAGAACTTGCTCGACAGTTGGCAGATATGGGACAAATCGAAGCTGCGATCGCACAGTGTCAGGCGCATCTACAGCAAGACTGTACCAATCCAGACGTGTACAACCTCTTGGGAACATTGCATCAAGTGAAAGCTGAGATCATTCATGCCGAGCGCTACTTTCAGAAAGCACTGTATCTAAATCCAAATCACTACAATGCTTTACTTTCCCTTGCCTTACTCAAAGAAGGTCGCGGCGATCTTCAAGGTGCAAAACTGCTTCAGCAGCGAATTCAGAATCTAAAACCTTAA
- a CDS encoding response regulator receiver modulated CheB methylesterase (similar to AA sequence:cyanobase_aa:Npun_R0244), with protein MMKIAIVNASKDETAALKQALNSQHQVIWAAQSGTEATAKCSQTIPDLMLLDARLSRTTIEQILKTASCRILVTTASQQNISTVYTAIEQGAIDVVDLSGLNEFGELLTKISRISKRLNSQHRTEHRRGFVPLIAIGSSTGGPKALATILAQLPANFGAAIVIVQHVDAHFSAGFADWLSHQTPLPVRIAVAGDRPTRGTVLVAGTNDHLFLKPELTLDYTPHPIHYAYRPSVDVFFKSVAQHWTRNGTAILLTGMGRDGAEGLKALKQQNWRTIAQSQESCVVYGMPKAAVELNAAIDILSPDAIASTLSTLKFS; from the coding sequence ATGATGAAAATTGCGATCGTGAATGCTTCAAAAGACGAGACTGCGGCACTCAAGCAAGCGCTCAACAGTCAACATCAGGTAATTTGGGCTGCCCAATCTGGAACAGAAGCAACCGCAAAATGTTCTCAAACGATTCCTGATCTGATGCTGCTGGATGCTCGTCTTTCGCGGACTACGATTGAGCAAATTCTAAAAACTGCATCTTGTCGCATTCTCGTGACTACAGCAAGTCAACAGAACATTTCAACGGTTTATACTGCGATCGAGCAAGGTGCGATCGATGTTGTCGATTTATCCGGTTTGAATGAGTTTGGTGAACTGCTCACTAAAATTTCGAGAATCAGCAAGCGATTGAATTCACAACATCGAACAGAACATCGACGCGGATTCGTTCCTTTAATTGCGATCGGCTCATCCACCGGAGGTCCGAAAGCTCTTGCAACGATTCTGGCTCAACTTCCCGCAAACTTTGGAGCCGCGATCGTCATTGTTCAGCATGTCGATGCTCATTTTTCTGCTGGTTTTGCCGACTGGCTGAGCCATCAAACGCCTTTACCCGTTCGGATTGCAGTTGCAGGCGATCGACCCACTCGCGGAACAGTGTTAGTTGCAGGCACGAATGATCATCTCTTTCTCAAACCGGAACTCACGCTCGACTATACACCGCATCCGATTCACTATGCGTACCGTCCCTCCGTTGATGTGTTTTTCAAAAGTGTGGCGCAACATTGGACCCGAAACGGCACTGCCATTTTACTCACGGGGATGGGGCGCGACGGTGCAGAAGGACTCAAAGCCCTGAAACAACAAAATTGGCGCACGATCGCTCAAAGTCAAGAAAGCTGTGTCGTGTATGGAATGCCAAAAGCTGCTGTTGAGCTAAATGCTGCGATCGACATTCTTTCTCCAGATGCGATCGCGTCTACATTGTCCACCCTAAAATTCTCTTAA